Proteins found in one Streptomyces sp. NBC_00461 genomic segment:
- a CDS encoding FAD-binding oxidoreductase has translation MDMLWSGWGDPAKAAPLPDTVIGLLRDLLGVKPRSAEPVGLVDIAVAEGQLEPAAHHALAAAVGGEEYVRTDAETRIRHTRGKSTPDLLRIREGDTADAPAAVLLPAGHEEIVAVLRACAEHGLALVPFGGGTSVVGGLAPARGTFVALDLRRMDGLLALDPVSRTATLQPGLRAPQAEALLAEHGFTLGHFPQSYEWATIGGFAATRSSGQASAGYGRFDEMVLGLTLATPEGTIDTGRAPRSAAGPDLRQLVLGSEGAFGVITAVTLRVHPVPQIRVYEGWRFASFEEGSAALRRLAQDGPRPTVLRLSDETETLIGLARPDAIGAADAPTAVGCTAIAGYEGTEEDTSYRRERAAAVLRECGGTPLGEEPGAHWAHGRYSAPYLRDALLDAGAFAETLETAAYWSRIPELYAAVRDALTTTLTEAGTPPLVMCHISHVYENGASLYFTVVSAQGEDPVAHWTPAKHAANEAILAAGGTITHHHGVGTDHRDWYVREAGPLAVDALRAVKRRLDPVGLLNPGVLLPLDD, from the coding sequence ATGGACATGCTGTGGAGTGGCTGGGGCGATCCGGCCAAGGCGGCGCCGCTGCCCGACACGGTGATCGGGCTGTTGCGCGATCTGCTCGGCGTCAAGCCGCGCAGCGCCGAGCCGGTCGGCCTCGTGGACATCGCTGTTGCGGAGGGGCAGTTGGAGCCTGCCGCGCACCACGCCCTCGCGGCCGCCGTGGGCGGCGAGGAGTACGTGCGCACCGACGCCGAGACCCGGATCCGGCACACCCGCGGCAAGTCCACCCCGGACCTGCTGCGCATCCGGGAGGGCGACACCGCGGACGCCCCGGCGGCCGTGCTGCTCCCGGCCGGCCACGAAGAGATCGTCGCCGTGCTGCGCGCGTGCGCCGAACACGGCCTGGCGCTCGTCCCGTTCGGCGGCGGCACCTCCGTCGTCGGTGGCCTCGCTCCCGCGCGGGGCACGTTCGTCGCCCTGGACCTGCGGCGCATGGACGGCCTGCTCGCCCTCGACCCGGTCTCTCGCACCGCCACCCTGCAACCGGGCCTGCGCGCCCCGCAGGCCGAGGCGCTGCTCGCCGAACACGGCTTCACCCTTGGCCACTTCCCCCAGTCCTACGAGTGGGCCACCATCGGCGGATTCGCCGCCACCCGCTCCAGCGGCCAGGCGAGCGCCGGTTACGGCCGCTTCGACGAGATGGTCCTCGGTCTCACCCTCGCCACCCCCGAGGGCACCATCGACACGGGCCGCGCCCCGCGCTCGGCGGCCGGCCCCGACCTGCGCCAGCTCGTCCTCGGCTCCGAGGGGGCCTTCGGCGTCATCACCGCCGTGACGCTCCGCGTCCACCCCGTCCCGCAGATCCGGGTCTACGAAGGCTGGCGCTTCGCCTCCTTCGAGGAAGGGTCCGCGGCCCTGCGCAGACTCGCCCAGGACGGGCCGCGCCCGACCGTGCTGCGCCTGTCCGACGAGACGGAGACCCTGATCGGCCTCGCCCGGCCCGACGCCATCGGAGCGGCCGACGCCCCGACTGCCGTCGGCTGCACGGCTATCGCCGGCTACGAAGGCACAGAGGAGGACACCTCGTACCGCCGGGAACGCGCCGCGGCCGTCCTGCGCGAGTGCGGCGGCACCCCCCTGGGCGAGGAGCCGGGCGCACACTGGGCCCACGGCCGCTACTCGGCCCCCTATCTGCGCGACGCCCTGCTCGACGCGGGCGCCTTCGCCGAGACACTGGAGACCGCGGCCTACTGGTCCCGCATCCCGGAGCTGTACGCCGCCGTGCGCGACGCGCTCACCACGACCCTCACCGAGGCCGGCACCCCGCCCCTGGTCATGTGCCACATCTCCCACGTCTACGAGAACGGCGCCTCGCTGTACTTCACCGTCGTCTCGGCGCAGGGCGAGGACCCCGTCGCGCACTGGACGCCGGCCAAGCACGCCGCCAACGAAGCGATCCTCGCCGCGGGCGGCACGATCACCCACCACCACGGAGTGGGCACCGACCACCGCGACTGGTACGTCCGCGAGGCCGGCCCGCTGGCCGTCGACGCGCTGCGTGCCGTCAAGCGGCGACTGGATCCGGTGGGACTGCTGAACCCCGGCGTGCTCCTGCCCCTCGACGACTGA
- a CDS encoding YegS/Rv2252/BmrU family lipid kinase translates to MRQFTAVVNPTAGGSTSAAALLAVARLLREAGAELQTEYSRSLAHAQELARHAGQQGRVVLAVGGDGIAGGIGGALSGTGSVLGLVPAGRGNDFARALELPTQPPALAKVLLHHEPRPVDTIEVESATHDRTVVLGSVYAGVDALANRHANHAKLLRGAASYYAGGLRAVTTWRPARYRVTVDGVTHQHTGYTVVAANSGYYGSGRLIAPAARVDDGLLDVVMISEAPRRLFFTLMNELRTGTHVDRPQVRILRGREISISADRDVPYGADGEVEAVLPVTVRVLPGALRVLC, encoded by the coding sequence ATGCGACAGTTCACCGCCGTCGTCAACCCCACCGCGGGCGGATCCACGTCGGCCGCCGCGCTGCTCGCCGTGGCCCGGCTGCTGCGCGAGGCGGGCGCCGAGCTGCAGACCGAGTACAGCCGCAGCCTGGCCCACGCCCAGGAACTCGCCCGGCATGCCGGACAACAGGGCCGCGTCGTGCTCGCCGTCGGCGGGGACGGCATCGCGGGCGGCATCGGCGGCGCCCTCAGCGGCACCGGCTCCGTACTCGGCCTGGTCCCCGCGGGCCGCGGCAACGACTTCGCCCGAGCTCTCGAACTCCCCACACAACCCCCGGCGTTGGCCAAGGTGCTGCTCCATCACGAGCCGCGCCCGGTCGACACCATCGAGGTCGAGTCGGCCACCCACGACCGCACCGTCGTCCTCGGCAGCGTGTACGCCGGCGTCGACGCCCTCGCCAACCGCCACGCCAACCACGCGAAACTCCTGCGCGGCGCCGCCTCCTACTACGCCGGCGGCCTGCGCGCCGTCACCACCTGGCGGCCCGCCCGCTACCGCGTCACCGTCGACGGCGTGACACACCAGCACACCGGCTACACCGTGGTGGCCGCCAACTCCGGCTACTACGGCTCAGGACGCCTCATCGCCCCCGCCGCGCGCGTGGACGACGGCCTGCTGGACGTGGTGATGATCAGCGAGGCGCCCCGGCGGCTCTTCTTCACCCTGATGAACGAACTCAGGACGGGCACCCACGTCGACCGGCCGCAGGTGCGCATCCTGCGCGGCAGGGAGATCAGCATCTCCGCAGACCGTGACGTGCCCTACGGCGCCGACGGAGAGGTCGAGGCCGTCCTGCCCGTCACGGTCAGAGTCCTGCCCGGAGCGCTGCGCGTGCTGTGCTGA
- the mgrA gene encoding L-glyceraldehyde 3-phosphate reductase: protein MSHLADPERYNGTMRYRRTGRSGLDLPLLSLGYWHNFGDDRPFETQREIALHAFDLGITHHDLANNYGPPYGSAEINFGRLMKQDLAPYRDELVVSTKAGWDMWPGPYGQGGGSRKYMLASLDQSLRRTGLDYVDIFYSHRLDAGTPLEETMGALDTAVRQGKALYVGISSYDAERTREAAAILRDLGTPLLIHQPSYNMLNRWIETDGLLDAAQEEGFGVIGFTALAQGLLTGRYLGGVPEGSRAAAGTSFDTAWLSEDMLGRLRALNDIAARRGQTLAQMALAWALRDERVTSLVIGASRTEQLEQNVAALDNLDFSSEELTEIDKYLTDGGVDLWREARTGNLG, encoded by the coding sequence ATGAGCCACCTCGCAGATCCCGAGCGTTACAACGGCACCATGCGCTACCGGCGCACCGGACGTTCGGGCCTCGACCTCCCCCTTCTCTCCCTGGGTTACTGGCACAACTTCGGGGACGACCGGCCCTTCGAGACCCAGCGCGAGATCGCCCTGCACGCGTTCGACCTCGGGATCACCCATCACGACCTGGCGAACAACTACGGTCCGCCGTACGGCTCCGCGGAGATCAACTTCGGGCGGCTGATGAAGCAGGACCTCGCGCCGTACCGCGACGAGCTGGTGGTCTCCACCAAGGCCGGCTGGGACATGTGGCCCGGCCCGTACGGTCAGGGCGGCGGATCCCGCAAGTACATGCTCGCCTCGCTCGACCAGTCGTTGCGGCGCACGGGCCTGGACTACGTCGACATCTTCTACTCCCACCGTCTCGACGCCGGCACCCCGCTGGAGGAGACGATGGGCGCGCTCGACACGGCGGTGCGCCAGGGCAAGGCCCTCTACGTCGGCATCTCCTCGTACGACGCCGAGCGCACCCGTGAGGCCGCCGCGATCCTGCGTGACCTGGGTACTCCGCTGCTCATCCACCAGCCGTCGTACAACATGCTCAACCGCTGGATCGAGACCGACGGTCTGCTGGACGCCGCCCAGGAGGAGGGTTTCGGGGTCATCGGGTTCACCGCGCTCGCCCAGGGGCTGCTGACCGGGCGTTATCTCGGCGGCGTGCCCGAGGGTTCGCGGGCCGCGGCGGGCACGTCGTTCGACACGGCGTGGCTGTCGGAGGACATGCTGGGCCGGCTGCGGGCGCTCAACGACATCGCGGCGCGGCGCGGGCAGACCCTGGCGCAGATGGCGCTCGCCTGGGCGCTGCGGGACGAGCGGGTCACGTCGCTGGTCATCGGCGCTTCGCGCACGGAGCAGTTGGAGCAGAACGTCGCCGCGCTGGACAACCTCGACTTCAGCTCCGAGGAGCTGACCGAGATCGACAAGTACCTCACCGACGGGGGTGTCGACCTGTGGCGTGAGGCCCGGACCGGGAACCTCGGCTGA
- a CDS encoding flavodoxin family protein, with product MPTLLIVHHTPSPHCQALLEAVVSGATAPEIEGVEVVRRAALAATASDVLAADAYLLGTPANIGYMSGALKHFFDQIYYPCLDATQGRPFGYYVHGGSDVTGAVRGIETITTGLGWRAAAKPVTVTGQPARSDIEACWELGATLAAGLLD from the coding sequence GTGCCCACCCTGCTGATCGTGCATCACACGCCCTCGCCCCACTGCCAGGCCCTGCTGGAGGCCGTCGTCTCCGGCGCGACCGCACCCGAGATCGAGGGTGTCGAGGTCGTGCGGCGGGCGGCACTGGCGGCCACGGCGTCCGACGTCCTGGCCGCCGACGCGTATCTGCTCGGCACCCCGGCCAACATCGGCTACATGTCCGGAGCCCTCAAGCATTTCTTCGACCAGATCTACTACCCGTGTCTGGACGCCACTCAGGGCCGCCCCTTCGGTTACTACGTGCACGGCGGCAGCGACGTCACGGGCGCGGTGCGGGGGATCGAGACGATCACCACCGGTCTCGGCTGGCGGGCCGCCGCCAAGCCCGTCACCGTGACCGGGCAGCCGGCCCGCTCAGACATCGAGGCATGCTGGGAACTGGGCGCGACCCTCGCCGCCGGACTGCTGGACTGA
- a CDS encoding carboxymuconolactone decarboxylase family protein — MEARLNLFENAVATKVFRHLNSAGKAVSDSTLPHATQELVKLRASQINGCGMCTDMHTKDALAAGEDPQRLHLVAVWREAKVFTEAERAALELAEQGTRIADAAGGVTDEAWANAAKHYDEDQLAALVTIIALINMYNRFNVIVQQPAGDYQPGMFG; from the coding sequence ATGGAAGCTCGCCTGAACCTCTTTGAGAACGCGGTCGCGACCAAGGTCTTCCGGCACCTCAACTCGGCGGGCAAGGCCGTCTCGGATTCGACGCTGCCGCACGCCACGCAGGAGCTCGTGAAGCTCCGTGCCAGCCAGATCAACGGCTGCGGCATGTGCACCGACATGCACACCAAGGACGCGCTGGCCGCCGGGGAGGACCCGCAGCGACTGCACCTGGTCGCGGTCTGGCGCGAGGCGAAGGTGTTCACCGAGGCCGAGCGCGCCGCCCTGGAACTGGCGGAGCAGGGCACCCGCATCGCCGACGCGGCGGGCGGCGTCACGGACGAGGCCTGGGCCAACGCCGCCAAGCACTACGACGAGGACCAGCTCGCCGCCCTCGTGACCATCATTGCCCTGATCAACATGTACAACCGCTTCAACGTGATCGTTCAGCAGCCCGCCGGCGACTACCAGCCGGGCATGTTCGGCTGA
- a CDS encoding serine/threonine-protein kinase: MNEGDTDRRVVDGRFELQARLGGGGMGTVWRARDLLLHRSVAVKEVRPADPDLAEYDPDSARMLRERVLREARALARVQHPNVVTIHHIVDGGEGTYPWIVMELVEGGSLADRLARGPLKPAEAARTGRGVLDALRAAHDAGVQHRDVKPANVLLRTDGRPVLTDFGIAAIRDATALTATGSIIGTADFMAPERVTGGDGGPASDLWSLAMMLYVAVEGRHPLRRGTTLATLAAVLHEDVPPPVQAGPLTPVLARVLVRDPAARPDAETVDRLLAATAEAGDEPTVTSYPLAPPRNAASVPVPDPSDTVMPRPDARRTLRAALAAVAVGAVLAGGVVWVALSGGDGDHTAAPTGKDRRTHRAGSSPTASTSPPSATVTGSTAKAGNLLTPNGIRTVIKALEEASGSDSFGDFYIYPDHASAAMMVDGSRTHYVDYDYRAGSGAEQGIIKGTLSSDTEPVSLKNFRWDAVPALFARAEKELKVDKPTSRYLVVKQPDNVFGTPAGMAVYLSHDFNGGGYLEADTLGKVRRVVPADG, from the coding sequence ATGAACGAGGGGGACACCGACAGACGGGTCGTCGACGGCCGTTTCGAGCTTCAGGCCCGGCTCGGTGGTGGCGGAATGGGCACGGTGTGGCGCGCCCGCGACCTGCTGCTGCACCGCAGCGTGGCCGTCAAGGAGGTCCGGCCCGCCGACCCGGACCTCGCCGAGTACGACCCGGACTCGGCACGGATGCTGCGGGAGCGGGTGCTGCGCGAGGCCCGCGCCCTGGCCCGCGTCCAGCATCCCAACGTCGTGACGATCCATCACATCGTCGACGGCGGCGAGGGCACCTACCCGTGGATCGTCATGGAACTCGTCGAGGGCGGTTCCCTCGCCGACCGGCTGGCCCGCGGCCCCCTGAAGCCCGCCGAGGCCGCTCGCACGGGTCGCGGAGTCCTCGACGCGCTGCGCGCCGCGCACGACGCGGGCGTCCAGCACCGCGACGTGAAACCCGCCAACGTGCTGCTGCGCACCGACGGCCGGCCGGTCCTCACCGACTTCGGCATCGCCGCGATCCGTGATGCCACCGCGCTGACGGCCACCGGATCGATCATCGGCACCGCCGACTTCATGGCCCCGGAGCGCGTCACGGGCGGCGACGGCGGACCCGCGTCGGACCTGTGGTCGCTGGCGATGATGCTGTACGTGGCCGTCGAGGGGCGGCATCCGCTGCGGCGCGGAACGACCCTGGCCACCCTGGCCGCCGTACTCCACGAGGACGTACCCCCGCCCGTGCAGGCCGGGCCGCTGACTCCCGTACTGGCCCGTGTGCTCGTCCGTGATCCCGCGGCGCGTCCGGACGCGGAGACCGTCGACCGGCTGCTGGCGGCCACGGCAGAGGCCGGCGACGAACCCACGGTCACCTCGTATCCCCTGGCGCCCCCGCGGAACGCCGCCTCGGTCCCGGTCCCTGATCCCTCCGACACCGTGATGCCCCGCCCCGACGCCCGACGAACGCTGCGGGCAGCGCTCGCCGCGGTGGCGGTCGGTGCCGTGCTGGCGGGCGGAGTTGTGTGGGTGGCCCTGTCGGGCGGCGACGGCGACCATACGGCGGCGCCGACGGGCAAGGACCGCCGGACGCACCGGGCAGGTTCGAGTCCCACCGCCTCGACTTCACCCCCTTCGGCCACAGTGACCGGCTCGACCGCCAAGGCCGGCAACCTGCTCACCCCGAACGGCATTCGGACGGTGATCAAGGCTCTGGAGGAAGCATCGGGAAGCGACAGCTTCGGTGACTTCTACATCTATCCGGACCACGCGTCGGCCGCGATGATGGTGGACGGCAGCCGGACCCACTACGTCGACTACGACTACCGCGCCGGCAGCGGGGCGGAGCAGGGAATCATCAAGGGCACCTTGTCCAGCGACACGGAGCCGGTGAGCCTGAAGAACTTCCGATGGGACGCCGTGCCCGCCCTGTTCGCCCGAGCCGAGAAGGAACTGAAGGTCGACAAGCCGACATCCCGGTACCTGGTCGTGAAGCAGCCGGACAACGTCTTCGGTACCCCGGCCGGAATGGCCGTCTATCTGAGCCACGATTTCAATGGCGGCGGCTACCTGGAGGCGGACACCCTGGGCAAGGTGAGGAGGGTGGTGCCGGCCGACGGTTGA
- a CDS encoding serine hydrolase domain-containing protein: MPLRSAPARSFRLRSRLRATCVVAVCVTALGQAPASTAAAPAPRDADLRDQLEQLVHAPGGPPGVIAVLRRDGRSEVVSAGVADLATGRRPSPDDHMRIASTAKAFSGAVALSLVDRHALRLDETLGERLPQLPSAWHQVTLRQLLNHTSGLPDFTESAEFLSILAADPHHHFDSRHLLDFVADRPLNFPPGTEYRYSNSDNIAVALMAEAATRTPYEQLLRTLVYRPLKLRNTSLPQDWRIPAPYLHGYDVTPPEPPEDVSEALSASGSWASGGIISTPADMTRFIRGYAGGALYGRNVVREQRRWIEGASEPAGPGANMAGLAIFRYATRCGVVLGHTGNFPGYTQLIAATPDGRRSLTFSVTTQINQEMKPDLLSRLRSVQENFVCALLNRSGH, from the coding sequence ATGCCCCTTCGCTCCGCCCCGGCCCGCTCCTTCCGCCTCCGTTCCCGGCTGCGCGCGACCTGTGTCGTCGCCGTCTGCGTGACAGCGCTCGGCCAGGCACCCGCGAGTACCGCCGCCGCTCCCGCACCGCGCGACGCCGACCTGCGCGACCAGCTGGAGCAGCTCGTGCACGCCCCGGGCGGACCGCCCGGAGTGATCGCAGTGCTGCGTCGGGACGGTAGGAGCGAGGTCGTGAGCGCGGGCGTCGCCGACCTTGCCACGGGCCGTCGCCCGAGCCCCGACGACCACATGCGCATCGCCAGCACGGCGAAGGCCTTCAGCGGAGCGGTGGCACTGAGCCTGGTCGACCGGCACGCCCTGCGCCTGGACGAGACCCTGGGCGAGCGGCTGCCACAACTGCCCAGCGCCTGGCACCAGGTCACCCTGAGACAACTCCTCAACCACACCAGCGGCCTGCCGGACTTCACGGAGTCCGCCGAGTTCCTGAGCATCCTCGCGGCCGACCCGCACCACCACTTCGACTCCCGCCACCTGCTCGACTTCGTCGCCGACCGGCCCCTCAACTTCCCCCCGGGCACCGAGTACCGCTACTCCAACTCCGACAACATCGCCGTCGCCCTGATGGCGGAGGCGGCGACCCGCACCCCGTACGAGCAACTGCTGCGCACGCTGGTCTACCGGCCGTTGAAGCTGCGGAACACCAGCCTTCCCCAGGACTGGCGGATCCCCGCGCCCTATCTGCACGGCTATGACGTGACCCCGCCCGAGCCCCCGGAGGATGTCAGCGAGGCCCTCAGCGCCTCCGGTTCCTGGGCGTCGGGCGGCATCATCTCCACGCCCGCCGACATGACCCGCTTCATCCGCGGCTACGCCGGCGGTGCGCTCTACGGCAGAAACGTCGTCCGCGAGCAACGGCGCTGGATCGAGGGCGCGTCCGAACCCGCGGGCCCCGGCGCCAACATGGCGGGTCTCGCCATCTTCCGTTACGCGACCCGGTGCGGCGTGGTGCTCGGGCACACCGGCAACTTTCCCGGATACACCCAGCTGATCGCCGCCACCCCCGACGGCCGCCGGTCCCTGACGTTCTCCGTCACCACCCAGATCAACCAGGAAATGAAGCCGGACCTGTTGAGCCGGCTGCGCTCGGTCCAGGAGAACTTCGTCTGCGCGCTGCTGAACCGGTCCGGCCACTGA
- the pgm gene encoding phosphoglucomutase (alpha-D-glucose-1,6-bisphosphate-dependent): MQHERAGQQAGPEDLVDVARLVTAYYALHPDPADPGQRVAFGTSGHRGSSLTTAFNEDHIAATSQAICEYRADQGTDGPLFLGADTHALSEPARVTALEVFAANGVTVLIDSADGYTPTPAVSHAILTHNRGRTSGLADGVVVTPSHNPPADGGFKYNPPSGGPAGSEATSWIQDRANDIITAGLKDVRRIPYARALTAETTRRHDFLGAYVADLPHVLDLDAVRAAGVRIGADPLGGASVGYWGRIAEQHRLDLTVVNPLADPTWRFMTLDWDGKIRMDCSSPYAMASLIEQRDRFQVATGNDADADRHGIVTPDAGLMNPNHYLATAISYLYAHRKEWPADAGIGKTLVSSGMIDRVAADLGRRLVEVPVGFKWFVDGLVGGSIGFGGEESAGASFLRRDGSVWTTDKDGIILALLASEIIAVTGKTPSEHYAALTARFGEPAYARIDAPATREEKALLAKLSPAQVTADTLAGEAVTGVLTEAPGNGAAIGGIKVSTENAWFAARPSGTEDVYKIYAESFRGPDHLRQVQDEAKDVVMAALGG; this comes from the coding sequence ATGCAGCACGAGCGAGCGGGTCAGCAGGCCGGCCCCGAGGATCTCGTCGACGTCGCCCGGCTGGTCACCGCGTACTACGCGCTGCACCCGGATCCGGCCGACCCGGGGCAGCGGGTGGCTTTCGGCACGTCAGGACACCGCGGATCGTCCCTGACGACCGCGTTCAACGAGGACCACATCGCCGCGACCAGCCAGGCGATCTGCGAGTACCGCGCCGACCAGGGCACCGACGGTCCGCTCTTCCTCGGCGCCGACACGCACGCCCTCTCCGAGCCCGCACGGGTCACCGCCCTGGAGGTGTTCGCGGCCAACGGCGTCACCGTGCTCATCGACAGCGCGGACGGCTACACACCCACCCCCGCGGTGTCGCACGCCATCCTCACCCACAACCGCGGCCGCACCTCCGGCCTCGCCGACGGCGTGGTGGTCACCCCCTCGCACAACCCGCCCGCCGACGGAGGCTTCAAGTACAACCCGCCGAGCGGCGGACCGGCGGGCTCCGAGGCGACCTCCTGGATCCAGGACCGGGCCAACGACATCATCACGGCCGGCCTCAAGGACGTACGGCGTATCCCGTACGCCAGGGCCCTCACTGCCGAGACCACCCGCCGTCACGACTTCCTCGGGGCCTACGTCGCCGACCTGCCGCACGTGCTCGACCTGGACGCGGTCCGCGCCGCCGGAGTGCGCATCGGCGCCGACCCGCTCGGCGGCGCGTCGGTCGGCTACTGGGGCCGTATCGCCGAACAGCACCGGCTCGACCTGACCGTGGTCAACCCCCTCGCGGACCCCACCTGGCGCTTCATGACGCTCGACTGGGACGGCAAGATCCGTATGGACTGCTCGTCGCCGTACGCGATGGCCTCGCTCATCGAACAGCGCGACCGCTTCCAGGTCGCAACGGGCAACGACGCCGACGCCGACCGGCACGGCATCGTCACGCCGGACGCGGGGCTCATGAACCCCAACCACTACCTGGCCACGGCCATCTCCTACCTGTACGCCCACCGCAAGGAATGGCCGGCCGACGCGGGCATCGGCAAGACCTTGGTGTCGTCCGGGATGATCGACCGGGTCGCCGCGGACCTGGGGCGCCGGCTGGTCGAGGTGCCGGTGGGATTCAAGTGGTTCGTGGACGGGCTGGTGGGCGGCTCGATCGGCTTCGGAGGGGAGGAGTCGGCCGGGGCGTCCTTCCTGCGCCGTGACGGCTCGGTGTGGACCACCGACAAGGACGGCATCATCCTGGCGCTGCTCGCCTCAGAGATCATCGCGGTCACCGGTAAGACGCCGTCGGAGCACTACGCCGCCCTGACCGCCCGCTTCGGCGAGCCGGCCTACGCCCGCATCGACGCCCCCGCGACCCGCGAGGAGAAGGCGCTGCTCGCCAAGCTGTCGCCCGCGCAGGTCACCGCCGACACCCTGGCCGGCGAGGCGGTCACCGGGGTGCTCACCGAAGCCCCGGGCAACGGCGCGGCCATCGGCGGCATCAAGGTGAGCACCGAGAACGCCTGGTTCGCGGCCCGTCCCTCCGGCACCGAGGACGTGTACAAGATCTACGCCGAGTCGTTCCGCGGCCCCGACCACCTGCGCCAGGTGCAGGACGAGGCGAAGGACGTGGTGATGGCGGCCCTCGGCGGATGA
- a CDS encoding PP2C family protein-serine/threonine phosphatase has translation MSLERPTDDGDELLARLGSLTAQARELAELQRSRVELAVALQRGMLPRDLPAAPGLHLAVRYAPAFHGLNVGGDWYDAFTMPDGRIGLSIGDVQGHNIEAAAFMGQVRVGLRALAAVTGDPGELLSRTNDLLLSLGTDLFATCTFMRLDPSTGVLESARAGHIPHIWATADGQSGIAEDEGGPPLGIEEGVQYPVSRYRLTTGGVFVLLTDGVVEGPSLHVDEGLEQVVRLAGIAAVAGMEADALAAGVMKVAERVGHEDDAAVLVVGHDGPDRRRPWTDGPDRRP, from the coding sequence ATGTCCCTCGAGCGCCCGACAGACGACGGCGACGAGCTGCTCGCCAGACTCGGGTCCTTGACCGCCCAGGCACGCGAGCTGGCGGAGCTGCAGCGTTCCCGGGTCGAGCTGGCCGTCGCCCTGCAGCGCGGCATGCTGCCCCGGGACCTGCCCGCCGCCCCGGGCCTCCACCTGGCCGTCCGCTACGCACCGGCCTTCCACGGCCTCAACGTGGGCGGCGACTGGTATGACGCCTTCACCATGCCCGACGGGCGCATCGGCCTGTCCATCGGCGACGTCCAGGGCCACAACATCGAGGCGGCCGCCTTCATGGGCCAGGTCAGGGTCGGCCTGCGCGCCCTCGCCGCCGTCACCGGCGATCCCGGCGAGCTGCTCTCCCGGACCAACGACCTCCTCCTCTCCCTCGGCACCGACCTCTTCGCCACGTGCACCTTCATGCGGCTCGACCCGTCCACCGGGGTGCTGGAGAGCGCCCGGGCCGGACACATCCCCCACATCTGGGCCACCGCGGACGGACAGTCCGGCATCGCCGAGGACGAGGGCGGGCCGCCCCTCGGCATCGAGGAAGGAGTGCAGTACCCGGTCTCCCGATACCGCCTGACCACGGGCGGCGTGTTCGTCCTGCTCACGGACGGCGTGGTGGAAGGGCCGTCGCTGCATGTCGACGAGGGCCTCGAACAGGTGGTGCGGCTCGCGGGTATCGCCGCGGTCGCCGGGATGGAGGCCGACGCACTCGCCGCCGGTGTGATGAAGGTGGCCGAGCGCGTCGGCCACGAGGACGACGCGGCCGTACTGGTCGTCGGACACGATGGGCCCGACCGCCGGCGGCCGTGGACCGACGGGCCCGACCGGCGGCCGTAG
- a CDS encoding MASE1 domain-containing protein, whose product MAAVVAIQDLRRPAVFAFQALTVAACYYAAGRLGLLRQLVVGDAVVTPIWPPMGVAVACLLLFGLRAWPGIALGALFVVMSITSLQPAVIGTLVGNTAAPVCAYYMLCKVGFRTDLARLRDGVALVFLGALTATLVSATVGAGLLVLTGKLATQSFWLVWSAWWAGDAMGVLIVTPVLLVLYGARRQPPTPRWKEAVGLTLVACVLVPFATHSAVSLLFLVYPLLIWAALRFRLAGSMLCALFASVMATIAATDQVGPFAGIPRIQVMIKLQAFNGAMALTALLLSAVITEQFNTRNSVEQACQELVEVLEHLTAGEATQSRLPVEADDRP is encoded by the coding sequence ATGGCAGCTGTGGTGGCTATCCAGGACCTGCGGCGGCCGGCCGTCTTCGCCTTCCAGGCGCTGACCGTCGCCGCCTGCTACTACGCCGCCGGGCGGCTGGGTCTCCTGCGCCAGCTCGTCGTCGGGGACGCGGTGGTCACACCCATCTGGCCGCCCATGGGCGTCGCGGTCGCCTGTCTGCTTCTGTTCGGTCTGCGTGCCTGGCCCGGCATCGCCCTCGGCGCACTGTTCGTCGTCATGTCCATCACCTCACTCCAGCCCGCCGTCATCGGCACCCTCGTCGGCAACACCGCCGCCCCCGTCTGCGCGTACTACATGCTGTGCAAGGTGGGCTTCCGCACCGACCTCGCCCGCTTACGCGACGGCGTCGCCCTGGTGTTCCTGGGAGCCCTCACCGCCACGCTCGTCAGCGCGACCGTCGGCGCCGGCCTCCTTGTCCTCACGGGCAAACTCGCCACGCAGAGCTTCTGGCTCGTCTGGTCGGCCTGGTGGGCCGGTGACGCGATGGGAGTCCTGATCGTCACCCCGGTCCTGCTGGTGCTGTACGGGGCGCGCCGGCAGCCGCCCACCCCCCGCTGGAAGGAGGCCGTGGGCCTGACCCTGGTCGCCTGCGTCCTCGTGCCCTTCGCCACCCACAGCGCCGTGAGCCTGCTGTTCCTCGTCTACCCGCTCCTGATCTGGGCGGCCCTGCGCTTCCGGCTCGCGGGCAGCATGCTGTGCGCCCTCTTCGCCTCCGTCATGGCCACGATCGCGGCGACCGACCAGGTCGGACCGTTCGCGGGAATACCCCGGATCCAAGTGATGATCAAACTCCAGGCGTTCAACGGCGCGATGGCGCTGACCGCTCTGCTCCTGTCAGCGGTGATCACCGAGCAGTTCAACACCAGAAACTCGGTGGAGCAGGCCTGCCAGGAACTCGTCGAGGTTCTGGAACACCTCACCGCGGGGGAGGCCACGCAGAGCCGGTTGCCCGTGGAGGCCGATGACCGGCCATGA